GGCATCCTTGACTATAGAACTAATGTTATTAGTAGTCggtattttgtaaataagaTAACTTACCATTCCGCTCAGTtctaaccattttttaaattgctgtATTTTCAGATTCAAAATACCTAACAATTTTGTACTTGTTACATAGTGTGCTACTTCctttatcaagaaaaataacaaagaCGAGAACGGaaaaaatatcatgtaaaaTATGGAATCAATAATTCCAAAAATTCAATCACAAAAATTACTGAAACTCCATTGGAAATTgaagaacttttaaaaaaaatagcactGAATGAAGGTTCTATCTGTTCTatagctgataatattataagaatggataggccaccAAAACTTAAAACCCTTTGCTGATGTGAGAGCACTATATAATAGCAGTCTGCAGGGCCATccttaaggggggggggggcgagcAGAGCTCAGACCCTGGGTCTCGCGTTTGAAAAAAGTGGTAAAATTGGTTTTCGCCCTGGGCCTTGCAAATCCTAAGGACGGTCCtggcaagcccggattaaggatcaattgAGCCTCAAGACACCTTACACTCAGTGGGCCCCttttcaactttaacttcaaaataattgtatcattacatattaacgacttaacattataattttttaccatacaaaaaatatacagagtgtatcatATGTCATTGgacgcggttttttttttaacaattatgaatcaatgatatggaatttcgttaaaacaaataagacgtgtttatttattcttaacaggcaagtttttttacattttcaaaatttttaaacacgcagttgttccaataataaaatcaacttaattttttcaaatgatgaccactatattttttgatcGATTCTGGTAAAActtttttctgaatattttgacAGTCAAAATTTGAcatcatttaataatcaattttggttcgctaggttgTTAACTATGGTCCTTTAAAGTTTagtttaatatgcattaatacttttaactgaaatacctaatatacaagagctaaatattattttcttatactacctttttgaatagttaaatcggtaatctaaaatgctcaaaaaaaaaaacataaacaaaattgttggcatgttcattatttaaagttcccccccccctcccccataaTCTGGGCTTGGGTCCTGGCAGTTTGTCTCATCCACATTCCTGGCTTAGTCccctttttttgttatataggaatggcctatccattcttatatcatatattcatatatagtcCTATCCAACCATGTATATTGATTgttgatacatttatttatttgatcttcaaacaaattttgataaattttaatgcaGTCAATTATGTAACTTAATAACTTACAATTTGAAAAGCATTTGgtgtatatttcaaaatgttccaTGTTTTTAATGTAGAATATCTGCCCCGATTGGAGGATGTGTGGTTGtttttacaaactttttttcataatcataCAAAGTATGTTAATTAAACAAGTTTTTTCAGTACTTAAGGGCTAGGGAATTATtcatttgttgttatttaactatttattttctttatagttACTTTAAtactttctataataatatacttataattttaaataactattcatgtatgtatattatatatctaaatttatttctttttgttttttaatgtcattacatttattttataattattagttatgttTGATTATATACCAACctaatcattttattaaaatgtactaaatTTGTCCtatttgttaaatgtattatacattatacatttaacatctataatggatattgtttaatttgaatacagggtaattttttaagtatgttttttcctatttttgtgcttgaattttgaatatattcaaattctgatttttgaaattcttaAATACACTTGAAGACAGTGgtgtatatagaaataatttttggggtGGGCTATAGTAGACAGAAACTAGCAAGTGATCTATTACTTAGAGGCTGCtgtctactatatatttaacagtttctataaatatatttgtatttgttatttttcaaccgGCTATGAAATATCTTAACTTATAATagtaccaaataaaatatattgttgttctatTTAATAAGACTGTAATTTCAGGTGCTGCAGCCCACTAGGCCCacccctatatacgccactgcttGAAGACcgtatttttgttttcttgagattttttgtccCATTTAAAGATGATCCTGTGTCAATACAATCTTCTGTATTTCAccaacctttttaatttttatttatcaagcagacattttttttttaattatgatgtaCACGACAAAATTCAAGCTTGAGCTCTTTAACTTTGTGTTCAAAGGATAATAAAATGTCTATGGTAATGGGTTAAGTAGATATGGGTACTtagataatttgaaaaagttattaattactattgatttgtcaacataaataatttgtagaaaTGATCCGAGTATAGTAAATACTtcatctaatattacatatagactatattatatatttttgttaagccatatttaagaattaatttccttagtataaagttaatataaacattttaataattcagaaactacttattaaaatgttgtcttAAGTTTTAAGTGTACGCATATACAATtctattcatatatttaaaaaatgtgaatacctacctattatgattattttttttataaatatattggatacctattacgtaaattattaataaataaattcattaaaacataattttcatattcctacttggttattttttaatttatttgttttaacttcAGTAGAAACTGTTCAAAATGACATCGGTTGTAGTgacatattaaatttgaaaattgattcctatattgtattattttaacaattagtATGACGTCTGTATAATGACTACCTACCAGCAATCTATATATAGTTTGAAGCGACATGAATATGGATGAAGATAGCTGTTTCTTCGACGGCGGCACTCTAGCCATTATCTGTATACTATGACTCTAGCTGCTTGGTTTCACCGGAAGAGTCGATGTTTACGCATAGGtaagtttgttttcatattattattaatattaatttacatttactttttagccttaaattaaatacttattgccACGGACAATCCGTTAACTGGGTGACGCAGAAGCATTTATACGTTTACTCCTAAAAGCACAATCTATAAAATACTCGATCTCGAAGTCTAAACCCGTCTTCGTTTCTCCACGCCAagtttaatatacataccttTTTGCGTATTATACGTACTATACGCCGGGTATCACCTTAGGTTTGCgcgaagtatttaaaacaatataatattacttatctttatattttatatatattatattcacctcatatattttattagtagtaTACTTAGACCTTTTTTAGTGCAGTTCATACCCTAAATTTGAAACTATacattctattataattattatttttgattataatcatacacattaatataaattggttgttatcacgatttaagatataccttagGGTTAAGGtaaatcttaaatcgtggttgtTATCAAGACACACAGTCTTACAACGTACTCATTTCTAAACGTTTTCAAaacggattaaaaaaaaaatgcactttttTAGTAGCAGTTGTTTAGATCGACCCATGTGACTTAGAATACGAATAAttcatgtttatattaataattttttcataaattatatgcaatatatttaACGACGaacctaaaaattatattcacggcaattctattttttcttttgagaCCACCGTCGGGCCGTGCGAGTATGCGACGTTTTTTTACTCCATGATTACGGCGTCGGCTACATTCCGTCCGCACCATCATTCTCTCTCTGTTAACGTTTCCGTCTGTCCACACATGAAAACGTGCTTCAAGACCCAATTTTTGGTGACTGGTAAGtgaaatttatacattttattgccCTTATACTTGAACGACTAGTCAATGGACGTCGTTCGTTGAATTCcccataaatattattctaagtaATTCTTGGTAACGCGAACTTCGCGAACCAAAAATCAGCTTATCAGAATCATGTTTGTACGGAGCCGTCTTTAGGTTATGGTGCTCGTggttttcaaattgtatgtgTCAAAATTTATAGTAAACATATTAGCCctactatatacttatactatatttagttctattgaatttgaattgaCATTAGCGAATTTTCATTACAGCAAATTTTCATTACACTTGATCTATCTAGGTATTTACTATACACAGTGGTTTAGTTTATACACGTCAATACCTATACgtctataatacctacctacgtcctcaacttttttttcaatatgacaaaacaaactaatattattaaatttgtttaattttttgcaGGTAAAACTTGATTTTCCGTTTATCTCTCAAATAAAGTCAAATAAGACAATATGCCTGTAAGTATTATACTGAACACCGCttgcatttaataaatatattttatctgtattttatatgtatatattttatctccaTCGTGTTATAGTTAGCTAAAGACTTGCTTCATCCTACTGCAATTGAAGAACGCAGGAAACACAAATTAAAGCGCCTTGTTCAACACCCAAACTCTTTTTTCATGGATGTCAAATGCCCTGgatgttataaaattacaactgtATTCAGTCACGCTCAGAGTGTAGTTATATGTACCGGATGTTCCACAATTTTATGTCAGCCCACTGGAGGACGAGCTAGACTAACTGAAGGTacgttgcaaattttttttttttaaattaaaacaggtaattgaagtatataatattttaatacttagttAACATAATGTTTCGTAGGTAAGGTTTATAAAGtcaagtattatttatattatcacctaaaatattgaaatatttaattgttaaaagaacgttaattaatatatttaagtttatttgttatgtacttatgtgtAGGTAAATGTTTATTTGGGCATAATTGAACATTGCCTGGGGATCTTCTATACGGCCATATTCATGCCATAGGTTGTTTAGTGCTGACACTGTTTGAAAGATATAACCAGTGCCGTGATAACTCATTGGTACCCCAGGGCAATAATATTTGGTGCccctaataaatatacatatttaaacatttgccgccttttaaaatgttacaagtTTGGCCGCCCTAGGGAACTTGCCCTATTTGCCACCTCCTCTTTGCACTGCTCTGGATATAGCCTATACTTAAATTGGACAGCATATGATTGGACCTAAATTATATGTTAtctttttctcaaaatgttaaaactttCTCTCGTTATTTACCTTAGATTATATACAACGGATGGATTCATGGTCAAATggcctatacatattataatacaatgatatacatGTTAGCGATGAGTTGCCTGGCAAGTGTCGTCAACTAGTCACATATTTATAATCCTTGCTCCAAAAAATCTTGTGACTGAAAGTAGCATATGCAAAATAAAGGCCACTTACCAAGCAGCTTGTCGTCACTAACACCTACATCAAAATCTTGAGCTGTGAATCCATCCATTGCATGTGATCTAACCtattaatgagtataatatactctatttaCTGAGAGTTTACTTTCTTCCGTGCATGCATACTGAGCCGCCGGAACAttcagaccccccccccctcgtgTAGGAGACTGGTGTTCGGCGATCGGCAGTGCTCGTTGTAGTAGGCAGCTGCTACTGGCGTCAATCCCCACCAGGGCTGCTACGAGGCGTTGGCATGCGCGGCCGCGACCGGTTTTTGTCGGGCGAATGGGTCAACTCTCGATGAATAGAGTATAGCTGTAAAGACTTAATTATTAGCTACATTTTTCTAACTATGTTGGCTCCCCAGATCTCTCTACCATCAGTCATTTCTTTAAAGATTTATTCAGGtgctagttatattattatatcatatacttaGGTGTTGAGTAGTATTCATTGATTTAAGgtctaaataattgttttcgatgggtttgtaatgatttttttaaaatatttttaagttaattgctcatgaatgtattttaaaaccTCCAGTCAATCGAATGTGAATACaatattaggattttttttttacaaagaaatgaaaatgtaatattgatagtcaaatgttaatttttatatttcttcaatGAATAATAGATGTTACACGAACATTTGTGATCTCCTTACGGCTTACacgtgcgtaacatagcaaattttacactttaaaatttgagtgaattgacctcttatacaatttaaagctaAGATcattatctagggcatctcaggctatttatttacttttaattttaaagcgagttatgtgtAGTTtacttagtataaataatatacaattttaaaatactcataacttgctctaaaattaaaatataataaaaaccctATGAAAgatcttacctttaaatgttgtaagatcaattcactctaatttaaaCTAATGATGCTAATGAAGCCAAACATGACCTGCTGAGCgtaatattttctgtattatgtacttgtaagactgagacaacaaatgtccATGTAATGTTCTCTTAAGCATTATATTTACTC
This portion of the Acyrthosiphon pisum isolate AL4f chromosome A1, pea_aphid_22Mar2018_4r6ur, whole genome shotgun sequence genome encodes:
- the Rps27-1 gene encoding ribosomal protein S27-1, which translates into the protein MPLAKDLLHPTAIEERRKHKLKRLVQHPNSFFMDVKCPGCYKITTVFSHAQSVVICTGCSTILCQPTGGRARLTEGCSFRKKAY